The stretch of DNA CCACCATCACGTCGTGCGGCGTCGCGCGCAGCAGGTCGAGCGCCGCGGCGGCCTCGGCCGGGTACTTGCCGGTGCGGCGCAGCGACGGCGGCTGCGCGACCGCGAGGCCGTGCTCCAGCGCGTAACGCTTGACGGGACTCGCCTGCAGCTTCATCCCGCGGCCGGCGGGCCGATCGGGCTGGGTCAGCACGAGCGGCACCGGGAAACCCGCTTCGTGGATCGCGGCCAGCGCCGCGGCGGCGAATTCCGGCGTGCCGGCGAAGATGACGCGAAGGGTATGGCTCATGAACGCGGCGCTCAGAACGAGGAAAGAACCGGGAGGCTGACGACGCGCATCACATCGCGCGTTCGAGCTTCTTCATCTTCGACTTGATGCGCGTCTGCTTGAGCGACGACAGGTATTCGACGAACACGCGCCCCATCAGGTGATCCATCTCGTGCTGGATGCAGACCGCGAGCAACCCCTCGCAATCCACTTCGTACGTTTCACCCTTCTCGTTCAGCGCGCGCACCCGGACCTTCTCTGCGCGCTCGACGTCGTCGTAGATGCCCGGCACCGACAGGCAGCCTTCCTCCGACAGTTTCCGTTCGTCGCTCGACCAGACGATTTCCGGATTGATGAACACGCGCAGTTCGTCGTGCGCATCGGACACGTCGATCACGATCACGCGTTCGTGCACGTCCACCTGGGTCGCCGCGAGGCCGACGCCAGGCGCCGCGTACATCGTCTCGGCCATGTCGGCGACGAGCTTGCGAATGCGATCGTTGACGACTTCGACCGGCTTCGCGACCTTGTGCAGGCGCTTGTCCGGGTAATGGAGAATGTTCAGTAGAGCCATGATCTAAAAGCGTTTTATCGGGCGCCGCGGGCCTGGAGCATCGCCTGGCCTGGCCATCCGGCCAGCTTGTCGGCCCGTTGCAGGACGGAGAGGATATACGGACTGAACGACCGGATTCAACGCGCGGTCATCCGCTCCCCGAGTGTCTGCGCGACGCTCCGGGCGGGACCGCGCACTGTAATTTCGGATGGTGAAAATTTTATCACGGCATGCGGACGGCCGCCCGCCGTCAACCGGAGCCGACCGATGCTCACGCCGTTGCCGCTGACCGACGACGAACTGGCCGCATGGCTGCGGCTGTCGATCGCGCGCGGCCTAAAGCCGGCCGCGCTGCGCGCGATGCTCGCGGCATTCGGGCTGCCGCAGCACGTGCTGGCGCAGTCGTTCGACGCGCTGGCGTCGGTCGCCGGAACCGACGCGGCGCATGCGGCGCTCGCGCCGGCGGCTCCGGACTTCGCCGCGCAACTGGCCGCGTTGCGCGAATGGTGCGCACAGCCAGGCAACACGCTGCTGACGCTCGGCGATCCTGCCTATCCACCCCGGCTGCTCACGATGCCCGATCCGCCCCCTCTGCTATATATAAGAGGCCGCCTGGAGCCGCTGCACGCGCGGAGCGTCGCGATCGTCGGCAGCCGCAACGCGACGCCGCAGGGACTAGAAGACGCCGGGCATTTCGCGCACGCGTTATCGGACGCCGGCGTGACGGTGGTGTCCGGGCTCGCGCTCGGCATCGATGGCGCGGCCCATCGCGGCGCGCTGGACTGGGCGGGCGGCACGGTCGCGGTAATCGGCACCGGAGCCGACCGCGTCTATCCGGCGAGCCATTACGCGCTCGCCACGCGGATTGCGCACGAAGGCGCGATCCTGTCCGAATGGCCGCTCGGCACGCCCGCCCGATCGTCCAACTTCCCGCAACGCAACCGGTTGATCGCCGGACTGGTCGAAGGCGTGCTCGTCGTGGAAGCGGCGATGCGCTCCGGCTCACTGATCACCGCGCGGCTCGCGAACGAAATGGGACGGGATGTTTTCGCACTGCCCGGCTCGATCCACGCGCCGCTGTCGCGCGGCTGCCATCGGCTCATCAAGCAGGGCGCGCAACTGGTCGAAACGCCGGAAGAGATTCTCGAAACGCTCAGGATGGCGATACAACAGCCGCCCGGAACGACGACGCGGGATGCCGCCGCCGCACGGCGCGGCACGCCGCCGAGAGAACCACCGGCGGCCGCTTCGACAGGCGGCGATGACGCTCCCCCGCCGAACCATGGCGTGGAACCGGACACCGACGCGTCCCAGCTCCTCGCCGCGCTCGGCTACTCGCCGGCCACGCTTGAAATCCTCGCGGAGCGCACCGACATGCCGGAATCCCGCTTGCAGGGAACGCTGCTCCGGCTCGAACTGGCCGGCCACGTAACCGCACTGCCGGGCGGCCGCTTCGTCCGGGCCGCCCACCGGTAGTTCGCGCTCATGTTACATTCGCGCCAAATGTCTCGCTCAATATAAGAGATCGCAAGGAACCGCCATGCCCGCGCTTGACCTCGACACCGACGCCGACCTGATCGCCGGGCGCATCGGCGACCACGACACGCTGTTCGTCGCGTGTCTGTGCGCGGAGTGGTGCGGCACCTGTCGCGACTACCGGGCGACGTTCGACCGGATCGCCGATGCGCACCCGGGCATCTGTTTCGCGTGGATCGACATCGAGACGCACGCGGATCGCTTCGACGACCTCGACGTCGAGAATTTCCCGACCATCCTGATCGAAGACGGCGCCACGACCCGGTTTTTCGGCACGGTGCTGCCGCACGGCGCGGTGGTCGAACGGATGCTCGCGGACCTGAGCGCGCTGCCCGGCGTGTCCGGCGCGCCGAAGCTCCGGCCGTCGCTGGTGGCCGCATGACGCGTCGCATGCGCTCCGCGAATGGCGCGGCGCCCGTCGGCGGCGACGCGGCCGAACGCTGATCGCGCTCCGGCCAGGCGCGAACCCTGCTTGCCCGCCGGCTGGGGCCGCGCTTATGATTGGGCGCCTTTCGGGCCGCGCCACGGCGCAAAAATCGCCGTCCACGCGTCCTGTGCTATAAAGCGGTCGTTAAAGAGACGTCAGGAACGCCGCCCTGAGAGGGCTGGCCGGGAAATCGAGCCCGCCCGCCGCCCGGGACGCAAACCGGATTACCCACTTACCACCAGTCATGTCCAAAGCACTGATCATCGCCGAGAAGCCATCCGTCGCGAACGACATCGCGCGCGCTCTGGGCGGCTTTACCAAGCATGACGAATACTACGAAAGCGACGAGTACGTCCTTTCGTCGGCCGTCGGCCACCTCGTGGAAATCGCCGCGCCGGAAGAATATGAAGTCAAACGCGGCAAATGGAGCTTCGCGCATCTGCCCGTCATCCCGCCGCATTTCGACCTGAATCCGATCGCAAAAAGCGAGTCGCGGCTGAAGCTGCTCACGAAGTTGATCAAGCGCAAGGATGTGGAACGCCTGATCAATGCATGTGACGCGGGGCGCGAGGGCGAGCTGATCTTCCGCCTGATCGCGCAGCACGCGAAGGCGAAACAGCCGGTCCAGCGCCTGTGGCTGCAATCGATGACGCCCGCGGCAATCCGCGACGGCTTCGCGCGCCTGCGCAGCGACGAGGACATGCAGCCGCTCGCGGACGCGGCCCGTTGCCGCTCGGAAGCAGACTGGCTCGTCGGCATCAACGGCACGCGCGCGATGACCGCCTTCAACAGCAAGGGCGGCGGCTTCTTCCTGACCACCGTCGGCCGGGTGCAGACGCCGACGCTGTCGATCGTCGTCGAGCGCGAGGAAAAGATCCGCCGCTTCGTGCCGCGCGACTACTGGGAAGTGCGCGCCGAGTTCGTGTGCGCGGGCGGCTTCTACGAAGGCCGCTGGTACGACCCGAAATTCAAGCGCGACGAATTCGACCCCGAAAAGCGCGACTCGCGGCTGTGGAGCCTGCCGGCCGCCGAGACGATCGTCGCCGCGTGCCACGGCCGCGAAGGCACGGTCAGCGAGGAATCGAAGCCGTCCACGCAACTGTCGCCGGCGCTGTTCGACCTGACGAGCCTCCAGCGCGAAGCCAACGGGCGCTTCGGCTTTTCGGCCAAGAACACGCTCGCGCTCGCGCAGGCGCTGTACGAGCGGCACAAGGTGCTCACGTATCCGCGTACCGACGCACGCGCGCTGCCGGAGGACTACCTCGGCACGGTGAAGGACACGCTCGAAATGCTCAAGGAGAGCAACAACTACCTGCCGCACGCGAAGCAGGTGCTCGACAAGGGCTGGGTGAAGCCGAACAAGCGGATCTTCGACAACTCGAAGATCAGCGAC from Paraburkholderia caballeronis encodes:
- the def gene encoding peptide deformylase; this translates as MALLNILHYPDKRLHKVAKPVEVVNDRIRKLVADMAETMYAAPGVGLAATQVDVHERVIVIDVSDAHDELRVFINPEIVWSSDERKLSEEGCLSVPGIYDDVERAEKVRVRALNEKGETYEVDCEGLLAVCIQHEMDHLMGRVFVEYLSSLKQTRIKSKMKKLERAM
- the dprA gene encoding DNA-processing protein DprA codes for the protein MLTPLPLTDDELAAWLRLSIARGLKPAALRAMLAAFGLPQHVLAQSFDALASVAGTDAAHAALAPAAPDFAAQLAALREWCAQPGNTLLTLGDPAYPPRLLTMPDPPPLLYIRGRLEPLHARSVAIVGSRNATPQGLEDAGHFAHALSDAGVTVVSGLALGIDGAAHRGALDWAGGTVAVIGTGADRVYPASHYALATRIAHEGAILSEWPLGTPARSSNFPQRNRLIAGLVEGVLVVEAAMRSGSLITARLANEMGRDVFALPGSIHAPLSRGCHRLIKQGAQLVETPEEILETLRMAIQQPPGTTTRDAAAARRGTPPREPPAAASTGGDDAPPPNHGVEPDTDASQLLAALGYSPATLEILAERTDMPESRLQGTLLRLELAGHVTALPGGRFVRAAHR
- a CDS encoding thioredoxin family protein encodes the protein MPALDLDTDADLIAGRIGDHDTLFVACLCAEWCGTCRDYRATFDRIADAHPGICFAWIDIETHADRFDDLDVENFPTILIEDGATTRFFGTVLPHGAVVERMLADLSALPGVSGAPKLRPSLVAA